The Verrucomicrobiia bacterium sequence AATCTGATCCCCTACGCGCCATGGACGGTGTTCAAATACGTGACCTTCCGGAGCGCAGGTGCCGCGATCACCGCGCTGCTCCTCAGCCTCTATCTCGGCCCCCGGATGATTGGCTGGTTGCAGCGGCGCGGGTTTTGTCAGCGGTACCGTCCGAAGCACGTCTCGTCCAAGGCGGATGCCACCGCGGCCGGCGCCGACCTGGCCAAGCGGGGGACACCCAGCATGGGGGGGATTCTGATCGTCCTGGTGCTCGACCTGAGCGTGCTCCTTTGGGCGCAGTGGAACGTGCAGGTGTTGTTGACCTCGCTGTCCATGGTGGTGCTTGCCGGCCTGGGATTCTACGACGACTGGCTGAAGCTGACCCTGCAGGACAGCCGGGGCGGCAGTTCGCGCCTCAAGCTGCTGGTGCAGACGGGTCTGGCCCTCGCCATCGCCCTGTACCTCTGGAGGCTGCCCTCGACGGAGGCGCTGGTGAGCGACCTTCAGGTGCCGTTTTTCAAGAACCCGGTCCTCGTGGGGGTGCCGGCCGCGGGGATCCTGATCACCGTGCTGACCATCGTGGGCAGCTCCAATGCGGTGAACCTGACCGACGGCATGGACGGGCTGGCGATCGGCTGCACCCTGATCACGGGGACGGTGCTGGTCGTGGTGACCTATGTGGCGGGAAACGCGGTGTTCGCAAAGTACCTGCTGGTGCCGCATGTCCCGGGGGCCAGCGAACTGACCGTGGTGTGTGCCGCCCTCGTCGGGGCCAGCCTTGGCTTCCTGTGGTTCAACTGCCATCCGGCCGAGGTGTTCATGGGCGACACCGGTTCGCTCGCGCTTGGAGGGGCCCTCGGGATCATGGCGGTGCTGATTCATCAACCGCTGCTGCTGCTGATCGCCGGCGGGGTGTTTGTCGCCGAGGCCTTGAGCGTGATGCTGCAGGTGTCCTGGTTCCAGTTCACCCGCCGGCGCTATGGCGAAGGCCGCCGCATTTTCCGCATGTCCCCGCTCCATCATCACTTCCGCGAGAAGGGGTGGCCGGAGTCCAAGATCGTCATGCGGTTCTACATCGTTGCCATCCTGTGCGCGGTGATGGCCCTGAGCACCCTGAAGCTGCGTTGATATGTCCCTCCGCACCCTGAAAGCGCCAAGGTCTCCGGGAGGTCTCCGGGGGCGATGCCGTTCGCTGTCCGCGGCCCGAAACGGCCCTTCCGTGAGCCTCAGGCCATTCGCCCCTTGCAGTGGCGGGCGGCATCCCTTTAATGGGTGTTGCGGTGCGCCAGCGATGGCGTGCCGCCAGGTGGCGTGCATGGCGGCGCCAGCCGGTGTGAATTCGTTTGCCTTTCAGCCTGGAATACCGGCCCGGCGGGATACCGCCGGGATCCGATGGCCCGGCTGTGTCCTCCGTGAGTGGCGGAGACCACATCGCACTGCCGGTCCATGCGGGCGCTTCCGGGTGGCCGGGCGGTTCGAGGGGACGTCCCGGTGTCCGAGCCAATGCAACCCCGAACACGATTTGCGCCGGAACAACGGCGCCCAGAAACCATGAGCACTCCCAATCCGCTGATTCCCCAAGGTTCGCTGCTGGAGCAGCAGGCGACGAACAAGTCCACGTTTCAGGTCGCCGCCTTCATCGTCGCCCTGCATGTGGTGATCCTCGGCGGTCTGTTGTTCCTCGGCTGCAAGAAGGAGGAGCGGCAGGGCGGGATGACCTCCACGGATGGCCTGATCAGCCCGCCGCCAGCCGATCTGGCGGACCGCTCCCTGCCGGCCGATCCGTTTGCCGTCTCCTCCGACGCGGAACCGTCGTACGACAACACCCCCTACTCGCCTCCGCCAGTCACCACCACGCCCCAGGTCACGGTGGTGCCATCCGTTCCCCTGGAGTTGCCCCCCTACACGCCTCCGGCTGCGCCTGCTGTGCCGTTGGGTGGAGGCTCCGAGCATGTCGTCCAGAAAGGGGATGTCGCCTATAACATTGCCCGCGCCCGGGGGGTGACCCTCAAGCAATTGCAGGAAGCCAATCCGGGTGTGGACCTGGCCCGGATCCGGGTGAACCAGAAGCTTTGGATTCCCGCGGCTTCGGCGCCGGGTGGCGCCACAGGATCCGCGGGCCTGTCGGCCGGCGACGCCTCGGGTTGGACCGGGGAAGTCTATGTCGTGCGTGGCGGGGACAACCTGTCGCGCATTGCCCGGAAGTTCAATGTGACGGTCAAGGAGATCCGTGAGGCCAACGGCCTGAAGTCGAACGACATCAAAATCGCCCAAAAACTCCGGATCCCGCCCTCCTCCGGCCCGGCTCCGGGGGCGGTGCCTCCGCGATGACCCCCGCCGCCGGCATGCCCGCCGGGCTGGACGCGTCCCGAACCGGCCGCCGATCGCGATGAATCGAACCATCACCGTGATGCTGCTGACCCTGGCCGCCCTCGTCGGCTTGGGCACCGCCATGCTGGCCAGTCTGACCCTGGGTTCCGCGGACGGACCCGGGGCGGCAAGCACTGGCGCTGGTGTGAACCCTTGGCTGGTCCGCCAGGCGGTGGCGTGCCTCCTCGGTTTCGGCGGCCTGCTGGCAGCCGCTTCCCTGGATTACCGCCGGCTTGAGGGCTGGGTCTGGCCGGTCTACGTGCTGTCCCTCGTGCTCCTTGGGCTTGTGCTGACCCCCGTCGGCACCTCTGCCAACGGGGCGCAGCGCTGGCTGCTGGGGTTTCAGCCGTCCGAGCTCGCCAAGCTCTCCCTGATCCTTGCGCTCGCGTGGTTTGCCACGCGCTACGCGTACCGGATCCGCACGTTCACCACCGGCGTCCTGGGCATGGGCGGGGTGGCCCTCCCGATTCTGGTCCTGATCGTGGTGGAACCCGACAAGGGCACCACCCTCCTGCTTGCGGCGGTGACAGCGGCGTTGATGCTGGTGGCGGGAGTGCGCTGGCTTCACGTGCTGGTGCCGGTGGTGGCCGGAGGCGGGGCGTTTGGCCTGTTGATCGCCAATAGCGGTTACGCGAGAGATCGGGTCATCGGCTTCTTCAATCAGGGGCACAGTGCCGCGGTGAATCATCAGGTGTTTCGCTCCCTTGAAGCCTTCGCTGTAGGCGGGGTTCGGGGCACCGGGTTTGGAACCGGCACCCTCAAAGGGAACATCCCCGAGGTGTCCACGGACTTCGTCTTCCCGGCGGTCGGGGAGGAGCTCGGACTGCCCTTCACGCTCGCAGTAGTGGCCGCCTTCGTGATCCTGCTGGCCTGCGGGTCCCTGGTGGCCCACCGGGCGCCAGACACCTTTGGCATGATGATCGCCGCCGGCATCACGTTCCTCATCGCGGGGCAGGCTCTCGTCAACATGGGGGTGGTGACCAATCTGCTGCCCAACAAGGGAATGGCGCTTCCGTTTCTCAGCCGGGGCGGCACGGGTACGGTGGTGCTGCTGACCATGGTTGGCCTGTTGATCGGGGTGGCCCGTCAGGCCGGCGCCGCACCAGCGGCATCCGCGCGCCGCACCGGCTGGAATCCATTCGGCGAACCCGACACCGACTTCCCTCAATGAGCGCACCCAACCGCGTGCAACGGGTCGCGATCGCCTGTGGCGGCACCGGTGGCCACTTGTTTCCGGGTCTCGCGGTGGCCCGGGAATTGCGCGACCGTGGCGTCGAGGCCCTGCTGATGGTGTCGCCCAAGGCGGTGGATCAGCATGCCGTCGCCGGGCTGGGGGGGGAGTTCCGGGTGATGACGGTGCCCGCCGTCGGTTTCACCGGGGCCAACCTCCCGGCATTTTTCCTCGCAGGGCTCCGGGCCTGCCGGGCGTCGCGGCGGGGGTTTCAGGACTGGCGGCCCGACGCCGTCCTCGCGATGGGGGGATTCACCAGCGTGGCGCCGGTGCTGGCCGGGCGCCGACTGGGGTGTCCGTGCTTTCTCCATGAATCCAATGCGGTGGCCGGCAGGGCCACTCGCTGGCTCTCCCGAATGGTCGAAGCGGTCTTCGTTGGGTTCCCAGCGGCGGCTGGTCGAATCCGGGCGCGTCGCGTGGTGGTCACCGGCACGCCCGTGCGGCCCGAGTTTCGAAAGCCCTCTCCGGAGGCCGCACGCGCAACCTTGGGACTGGATCCGGACAGACCCCTGGTCCTGATCATGGGCGGCAGTCAGGGGGCGCGGGCGGTGAACGACTGGGTGTCCGCCGCGGCGCCGTCCATTGCCCGGACGAATCCCGGGCTGCAGTGGTGCCACCTGACCGGTGCCGCCGACGAATCGCGGGTCCGGGAGGCGTATGCGGCAAGCGGACTCCATGCACGGGTGCTTTCCTTCTGTTCCGGGATGGGGGACCTCATGGCGGCGTCCACGCTGGCGGTCAGCCGCAGCGGCGCGTCTTCCCTTGCGGAACTGGCCGCGGTGCGGCTTCCCGCGGTGCTCGTGCCGTATCCGGACGCTGCCGACGATCATCAGCGGGCCAACGCCCGGGTGTTTGTGGAGGCGGGCGCTGCGGCGGTGCTCGATCCGGCCGTTGCAGGGGTTCCGGAGGTCGTCGAGGTGCTCGGCCGGCTGCTGTCGGATCCGGAGGCCCGGGCCCGGATCCAGGTGGCCCTGGCCCGGCTCGACGCGCCTGGAGCCGCGGTCCGGATCGCCGAGGCCATCCTCGGGCACCCCGGGAGCGTGACGGCCGGCGGGAGGACGGCGGCCAACGGCGGGCGCCCCCGGCCCGGTGTCCAACCAACGGTCGCATGAATCCGCCGCTCAGATTGAGTTTGGAGCCGGCCGGCGAAGCGGTCGAGCGGATGGCGTGCCACGCGGAGAGGATCAGTTTCCTGTTCCGTGACTTTCATGTGGCGCTGCCGAAGGACACGCTGATCCGCCGCGACGAGTCGCTGGCCCGGCGCACCACGCTTCGGGTCGGCGGCCCTGCGGATTTGTATGTGGAACCGCCGGGTGAGGGGCCGCTGGCTTCGGTGCTGGAGCTGTGCGCACTGCGCGGGGTCCCCGTGATGGTGCTCGGGCGCGGCTCCAACCTCATCGTGCGCGATGGCGGATTTCGGGGCGTCGTGGTGTCCCTGGGGCATCCCGAATTCTGTCGCGTGGAGCCGCAGGGGGAGCGCCTTCAGGTGGGAGCCGGCGCGCGGCTGAAGCAGGTGGCCGTCGAGGCTCGCCGGCACGGCCTGACCGGCCTCGAATTCCTCGAGGGCATTCCCGGATCCATGGGCGGTGCCCTGCGCATGAACGCCGGAGCCATGGGGCGCTGGACGTTTGACGTCGTCGAGAGGGTCCGGTGCCTCGATCTTCACGGCCGGAGCCGGGATCTCGGACGTGAGGAGATCACCGCCGCCTATCGCAGCTGCCCTCTCTTTCGTGACCACCTCGCCGTGGGAGCCCTGCTGCGGGGGAGCCCGGCGCCGGTGGAGGCCGTTCGCGAACGCATGGAGACCTACAGCCGCCGGCGGTGGGACTCCCAGCCGCATGAGCCGAGTGCCGGATGCACCTTCAAAAATCCTTCGGAGGACCTGTCGGCCGGCCGCTTGATTGACGAGCTGGGACTCAAGGGGACGCGCGTCGGCGACGCCATGGTCAGCGAGATCCACGCGAATTTCCTCGTCAACCTGGGTGGCGCCACAGCCCGGGACGTCCTGGCGCTCATGGAACTGGTCCGCCAGCGCGTGCGGGAGGCGCGGGGCGTCGAACTCGAAACCGAAGTCGAGATCGTTGGAGAGGAGGCCTCATGAGCGGATCCTGCCAGATCGCCCTCTTGTCCGGGGGCCCCTCGGCGGAGCGGGAGGTGTCGCTGCGCTCGGGTGCGGCGGTCGCCGGGGCCTTGCGTGCCCTGGGGCACCGGGTGGTCGAGGTGGACCCCGTGCCGGGATCCCTCTCCCTGCCGGCCGGGACCGAGGTCGCCTTTCTCACCCTCCATGGCACCTACGGCGAGGACGGTCAGGTGCAGGCGGAACTCGAAGCCCTGGGCGTCGCCTACACCGGTTGCGGCATCGAGGCCTCCGCCACGGCGTTCGACAAGGCGGAAACCAAGCGCCGCCTCCTGGCGGCCGGGGTGCCCACCCCGCGGTCCGGAATCCTGTCAGAAGCCACTGCGGGCTGGCCCGAGGGGTGGGCACCTCCGGTCGTGCTCAAGCCCGTCCGGCAGGGCAGCAGCGTGGGCCTGCAGTTTGTGGAGGACCGGGCCGGGTTTGCCGCGGCCCTTCGCGAGGCGCTCCGCCATGACCGGGAGGTGCTCATGGAGGAGCGGATTTCGGGGCGCGAGGTGACGGTCGGGATTCTCGACGGCCGGCCGCTGCCCGTCGTTGAGGTGCGTCCGGCTGGCGGGCGGTACGATTACGCACATAAATATACGGAGGGCCGGACGGAGTATCTGTGCCCGGCACCGTTCGATGCGGCGGTCACGGATGGCATCCAGGCCGTGGCGCTAGCGGCGTTTCGGGCCGTGGGCGGCCGCGATTATGCACGGGTGGACGTGATGGTGCGTCCGGAAGGCAGTCCGCTCGTGCTGGAGGTCAACACGCTTCCGGGCATGACGGCCACCAGCCTGTTTCCGATGGCGGCGGCTGCGTCCGGCCTTGAATTTCCCGAGCTGTGCCAGCGGATGGTGCAGCTCGCCCGACAACGCGGACGCCTTCCTGGGACATGACACCTCGTTCTTCCTCTCGATCGGGTCCGCGGCGACGGCGCTCGGCCCGGGATCTCGACACGCTGCTCGCCGCCAGCACCCGGCGCCGGGGACGGTCCGGGCGTTGGTGGGGACGGCCGCTCGCGGTCCTGTGCCTGGTGGCGCTGGTGTACTTTGGCGGTGGTTGGACCTTGGCGCAGGCCCGGGAGCGTTGGCTGCACCGGATTGACCGGCTGGCGATCCAGCGGATCGAGGTCTTGTGTGACGGTATTCTGACCCCTTCGGAGATCCGGGAGATCGCGGGCATCGCGGTGGGCCGGAACGTGCTGACGGTGGACCCGTTCCAGGTCCGGGAGCGTTTGCGACGCCATCCGCGGATCGAAGATGCCCACATCCGCCTCGATTTTCCGGACGCCGTTCAGATTTCGGTGCGCGAGCGGTATCCGGTCGCCCGTCTGGTGTTGCCGAGGATGGGGACTGCGGAACCGCACCTGCTGGTGGACGCCTCGGGGTATGTCTTCATGCCGTTCCAACCCGGCACCGCACCTGCGGAAGTCATCGCATCGGAGGCGGCCCTTCCCGCCCTGCACGGGGTGCCGGCCGGCGCGCTGCTGGCGGGGCGAACCATTGCGGATCGCCAGGTGCGCGCCGCCCTTGGGCTGCTTTCGGCTTTTGATGAATCGCCGCTCGCCCAGGAGG is a genomic window containing:
- a CDS encoding FtsW/RodA/SpoVE family cell cycle protein, whose translation is MNRTITVMLLTLAALVGLGTAMLASLTLGSADGPGAASTGAGVNPWLVRQAVACLLGFGGLLAAASLDYRRLEGWVWPVYVLSLVLLGLVLTPVGTSANGAQRWLLGFQPSELAKLSLILALAWFATRYAYRIRTFTTGVLGMGGVALPILVLIVVEPDKGTTLLLAAVTAALMLVAGVRWLHVLVPVVAGGGAFGLLIANSGYARDRVIGFFNQGHSAAVNHQVFRSLEAFAVGGVRGTGFGTGTLKGNIPEVSTDFVFPAVGEELGLPFTLAVVAAFVILLACGSLVAHRAPDTFGMMIAAGITFLIAGQALVNMGVVTNLLPNKGMALPFLSRGGTGTVVLLTMVGLLIGVARQAGAAPAASARRTGWNPFGEPDTDFPQ
- the mraY gene encoding phospho-N-acetylmuramoyl-pentapeptide-transferase, translating into MFYHLSNLIPYAPWTVFKYVTFRSAGAAITALLLSLYLGPRMIGWLQRRGFCQRYRPKHVSSKADATAAGADLAKRGTPSMGGILIVLVLDLSVLLWAQWNVQVLLTSLSMVVLAGLGFYDDWLKLTLQDSRGGSSRLKLLVQTGLALAIALYLWRLPSTEALVSDLQVPFFKNPVLVGVPAAGILITVLTIVGSSNAVNLTDGMDGLAIGCTLITGTVLVVVTYVAGNAVFAKYLLVPHVPGASELTVVCAALVGASLGFLWFNCHPAEVFMGDTGSLALGGALGIMAVLIHQPLLLLIAGGVFVAEALSVMLQVSWFQFTRRRYGEGRRIFRMSPLHHHFREKGWPESKIVMRFYIVAILCAVMALSTLKLR
- a CDS encoding D-alanine--D-alanine ligase, which codes for MSGSCQIALLSGGPSAEREVSLRSGAAVAGALRALGHRVVEVDPVPGSLSLPAGTEVAFLTLHGTYGEDGQVQAELEALGVAYTGCGIEASATAFDKAETKRRLLAAGVPTPRSGILSEATAGWPEGWAPPVVLKPVRQGSSVGLQFVEDRAGFAAALREALRHDREVLMEERISGREVTVGILDGRPLPVVEVRPAGGRYDYAHKYTEGRTEYLCPAPFDAAVTDGIQAVALAAFRAVGGRDYARVDVMVRPEGSPLVLEVNTLPGMTATSLFPMAAAASGLEFPELCQRMVQLARQRGRLPGT
- a CDS encoding FtsQ-type POTRA domain-containing protein produces the protein MTPRSSSRSGPRRRRSARDLDTLLAASTRRRGRSGRWWGRPLAVLCLVALVYFGGGWTLAQARERWLHRIDRLAIQRIEVLCDGILTPSEIREIAGIAVGRNVLTVDPFQVRERLRRHPRIEDAHIRLDFPDAVQISVRERYPVARLVLPRMGTAEPHLLVDASGYVFMPFQPGTAPAEVIASEAALPALHGVPAGALLAGRTIADRQVRAALGLLSAFDESPLAQEADLISVDLGAAPLLTVLTRGGAIVTLAADREFADQLARWFSVHRFGLASGLRIASLDLSVVNNPPLRWMDPGDPADAAPSSSPATPGTRPQRKPGRRHV
- the murG gene encoding undecaprenyldiphospho-muramoylpentapeptide beta-N-acetylglucosaminyltransferase, which gives rise to MSAPNRVQRVAIACGGTGGHLFPGLAVARELRDRGVEALLMVSPKAVDQHAVAGLGGEFRVMTVPAVGFTGANLPAFFLAGLRACRASRRGFQDWRPDAVLAMGGFTSVAPVLAGRRLGCPCFLHESNAVAGRATRWLSRMVEAVFVGFPAAAGRIRARRVVVTGTPVRPEFRKPSPEAARATLGLDPDRPLVLIMGGSQGARAVNDWVSAAAPSIARTNPGLQWCHLTGAADESRVREAYAASGLHARVLSFCSGMGDLMAASTLAVSRSGASSLAELAAVRLPAVLVPYPDAADDHQRANARVFVEAGAAAVLDPAVAGVPEVVEVLGRLLSDPEARARIQVALARLDAPGAAVRIAEAILGHPGSVTAGGRTAANGGRPRPGVQPTVA
- the murB gene encoding UDP-N-acetylmuramate dehydrogenase — its product is MNPPLRLSLEPAGEAVERMACHAERISFLFRDFHVALPKDTLIRRDESLARRTTLRVGGPADLYVEPPGEGPLASVLELCALRGVPVMVLGRGSNLIVRDGGFRGVVVSLGHPEFCRVEPQGERLQVGAGARLKQVAVEARRHGLTGLEFLEGIPGSMGGALRMNAGAMGRWTFDVVERVRCLDLHGRSRDLGREEITAAYRSCPLFRDHLAVGALLRGSPAPVEAVRERMETYSRRRWDSQPHEPSAGCTFKNPSEDLSAGRLIDELGLKGTRVGDAMVSEIHANFLVNLGGATARDVLALMELVRQRVREARGVELETEVEIVGEEAS
- a CDS encoding LysM peptidoglycan-binding domain-containing protein; amino-acid sequence: MSTPNPLIPQGSLLEQQATNKSTFQVAAFIVALHVVILGGLLFLGCKKEERQGGMTSTDGLISPPPADLADRSLPADPFAVSSDAEPSYDNTPYSPPPVTTTPQVTVVPSVPLELPPYTPPAAPAVPLGGGSEHVVQKGDVAYNIARARGVTLKQLQEANPGVDLARIRVNQKLWIPAASAPGGATGSAGLSAGDASGWTGEVYVVRGGDNLSRIARKFNVTVKEIREANGLKSNDIKIAQKLRIPPSSGPAPGAVPPR